One part of the Solanum dulcamara chromosome 3, daSolDulc1.2, whole genome shotgun sequence genome encodes these proteins:
- the LOC129882251 gene encoding uncharacterized protein LOC129882251 translates to MDIGQRPTCSSRKTQKIKSTKNQRILVSPGSDSSWEGYDEVRSKHRNDPTVMNKLREKLKSKATVKHAPKEIDNKIEGVTTRPNLPKGMKYVIKKIPSHPLRFGMAYRANFLDDFESSIGGDIVVRRPWMVMLAITTIQKKLGETSLQTKEN, encoded by the exons atggATATAGGCCAACGCCCAACATGCAGCAGCAGAAAGACCCAAAAAATTAAG tccactaaaaatcaacgaattcttgtttctcctggttctgattcgtcttgggaaggttacgacgaagttagatccaaacatcgtaacgatccaacagtgatgaataagctacgtgagaaattgaagtcgaaagctacagttaaacatgcacccaaagaaatagacaacaagattgaaggggttacaacacgccctaatctcccaaag ggaatgaaatacgtcatcaagaagatcccgtcccacccattgagattcggaatggcatatagggctaattttcttgatgattttgaatcatcaataggtggaGATATTGTTGTCagaaggccatggatggttatgttagcgataacgacgatccaaaaaaaACTAGGAGAGACATCTCTCCAAACCAAGGAGAACTGA
- the LOC129882249 gene encoding uncharacterized protein LOC129882249 produces MGKHQDLSINPENPPGCMWGILHNLNHNRHRKRLPHKRKGSGKRIAVVEDLGDNSTAAENSPIVSKTKEPNQVPKSSMLSRIRSLITHEETSKRKGRHRRSSSCPIQLKRTNSIHHLDIADLKYSHEIPINDKTLEHSNYKEKYSVASLVDPPPKMIRDSAVQEPMELESMRKDSSKLMLSFSKLVSFPSRRSRGRRAARSRKHKNKMECGHYAKGEDDQSQVGSEVSGSAGFNSHSVSSTDLNSDDDDDVGKHVLIRRAESFDNVSPCSPRVEKKHHESSKLILNRFKNLKQKIRHAVEESRKERHRIVMDAVLHKVPHGHRSSKDIEKGSTFSHCNSPFTKTEMKSFRRTSSVNESLHKYNRLVDSSFYKEEKHHISDRSSFRESRSPSPARSSPVGLERILSMPDLRYYNYFKLEDSPERGSSYTLERATSSNNLYVGISKSNEQKSLDKPLGSENHTEEGYYSDSKSTIFLDVSESFDDFGGLKTRENSVEHIIKGTSPVVSNLDKPIPVPLPDMIFQNATSGASGLSAAKGAEKDAVNTDKKGLSSSDLNRILQIQVDKRYKSEFDYVKDVLELSGFSGNKFLGKWHSTDKPVNPSLFDEVEGYCLLHQEDVACDQLLLFCLINEVLLQIYERSCSYWPKSLTCRSYMHTMPVGYHVLCEVWKDINLCLKSEMKIDQPIDDAVSRDLAKDETWMNLQFDAVCGGLELEDLILNDLLEELVFI; encoded by the exons ATGGGGAAA CACCAAGATCTTAGTATCAATCCAGAAAATCCTCCGGGATGTATGTGGGGGATACTTCACAATTTGAATCACAACCGACATAGGAAACGTCTCCCACACAAAAGGAAAGGTAGTGGAAAGCGAATTGCTG TGGTTGAAGATCTAGGAGATAATTCAACTGCTGCTGAGAATTCCCCG ATTGTGTCGAAAACCAAAGAACCTAATCAAGTGCCAAAAAGTTCAATGTTATCTAGGATAAGATCTTTGATTACTCATGAAGAGACGTCTAAAAGAAAGGGCAGACATCGGAGAAGTTCCTCCTGTCCTATACAGCTCAAACGAACTAATTCTATTCATCATCTAGACATTGCTGATCTAAAATATTCTCATGAAATTCCTATAAATGACAAGACTTTGGAGCATTCTAATTATAAGGAGAAATATTCTGTTGCTAGTCTAGTAGACCCTCCCCCAAAAATGATACGCGACAGTGCAGTGCAAGAGCCTATGGAATTAGAAAGCATGAGAAAGGACTCATCCAAGTTAATGCTCAGCTTTAGCAAGTTGGTTTCATTTCCTTCACGTAGATCACGGGGAAGAAGAGCTGCCAGGTCAAGGAAACATAAGAACAAGATGGAATGTGGACATTATGCAAAAGGGGAAGATGATCAGTCACAAGTTGGCAGTGAGGTATCTGGTTCTGCTGGATTTAATAGCCACTCAGTGTCATCAACGGATTTGAATAgcgatgatgatgatgatgttggaAAACACGTGTTGATTCGAAGAGCTGAATCATTTGATAATGTCTCTCCTTGTTCACCTCGTGTAGAAAAGAAACACCACGAGAGTAGTAAACTCATCCTCAATCGTTTTAAGAATCTAAAGCAGAAAATAAGACATGCAGTCGAGGAGAGTAGAAAGGAGAGACATCGAATTGTCATGGATGCTGTCCTTCATAAGGTTCCACATGGTCATAGATCATCAAAGGATATTGAAAAGGGAAGTACTTTTTCTCATTGCAATTCTCCATTTACCAAGACTGAAATGAAATCCTTTAGGAGAACATCATCTGTTAATGAGTCATTGCACAAATATAATCGATTAGTCGACTCATCCTTTTATAAGGAAGAAAAACATCACATTTCTGATCGTTCGAGCTTTAGAGAATCTAGATCACCTTCACCGGCTAGAAGTAGCCCTGTAGGCCTCGAGAGGATTCTCTCTATGCCTGATCTCAGATATTACAATTATTTCAAACTTGAGGACTCTCCTGAACGTGGATCCTCATATACACTAGAAAGAGCTACATCGAGCAACAACTTATATGTAGGGATTTCCAAGTCCAATGAACAGAAGTCCCTAGATAAACCTTTAGGTTCAGAAAACCATACTGAAGAGGGTTATTATTCAGACTCCAAGAGTACAATTTTTCTTGATGTCAGCGAGAGTTTTGATGACTTTGGTGGCTTAAAGACTCGCGAGAACTCGGTTGAACACATTATCAAGGGCACCTCACCTGTTGTTTCAAACTTAGATAAACCTATTCCTGTTCCTCTGCCTGATATGATTTTTCAGAATGCTACTTCTGGTGCATCTGGGCTCTCGGCAGCCAAAG GTGCAGAAAAGGATGCAGTTAATACCGATAAAAAAGGACTGTCATCTAGTGATCTGAACAGAATTTTGCAAATTCAGGTCGATAAAAGATATAAATCTGAATTCGATTATGTAAAAGATGTACTAGAACTATCTGGATTCAGTGGAAataagtttctagggaaatggCATTCTACTGACAAACCAGTGAATCCTTCATTATTTGATGAAGTGGAAGGATATTGTTTACTTCATCAAGAGGATGTTGCTTGTGATCAActacttttattttgtttgatcaatgAGGTCTTGTTACAAATTTATGAGAGATCATGTTCCTACTGGCCAAAGTCGTTAACATGTCGTTCTTATATGCATACGATGCCTGTTGGTTACCATGTCCTTTGTGAGGTGTGGAAAGATATAAACTTGTGCCTCAAATCTGAAATGAAGATTGATCAACCGATTGATGATGCTGTGAGCCGTGATCTAGCAAAAGATGAAACTTGGATGAACCTTCAATTTGATGCTGTGTGTGGTGGATTGGAGCTGGAGGATCTCATATTGAATGATCTTTTAGAAGAGCTGGTTTTCATTTGA
- the LOC129882252 gene encoding metallothionein-like protein type 2 B translates to MSCCGGNCGCGSGCKCGNGCGGCKMYPDMSYIESSTTTETLVFGVGPEKTSFGAMEMGETPVAENGCKCGSDCKCDPCTCNK, encoded by the exons ATGTCTTGCTGTGGAGGAAACTGTGGTTGTGGATCTGGATGCAAGTGCGGCAACGGCTGTGGAGG ATGTAAGATGTACCCAGACATGAGTTACATCGAGAGCAGCACAACAACCGAAACTTTGGTGTTTGGGGTGGGACCTGAGAAGACAAGCTTCGGCGCCATGGAGATGGGTGAAACCCCTGTTGCTGAGAATGGCTGCAAATGTGGATCTGACTGCAAGTGTGACCCTTGCACTTGTAACAAGTGA